One Siniperca chuatsi isolate FFG_IHB_CAS linkage group LG8, ASM2008510v1, whole genome shotgun sequence DNA segment encodes these proteins:
- the LOC122880288 gene encoding uncharacterized protein C3orf85-like, with amino-acid sequence MRFVILFALLSGVFAAPFVKEEEAKRFIRLKRQSGYWDPHHSQNQWGYTIQEQANEYWTAIRTDAQYYMDMSNLMFDRSVATENNRLYMEMLRNARAHLDSQTGGHR; translated from the exons ATGAGGTTTGTGATCCTGTTTGCTCTTTTGAGTG GGGTTTTTGCCGCCCCGTTCgtgaaggaagaggaggcaAAGCGATTCATCAGGCTGAAGAGACAGTCAGGATACTGGGATCCACACCACTCTCAGAACCAGTGGGGTTACACCATTCAGGAACAG GCAAACGAGTACTGGACAGCAATACGAACAGATGCTCAGTACTACATGGACATGAGTAACCTGATGTTTGACCGCTCTGTGGCTAC GGAAAACAACAGGCTGTATATGGAGATGTTGCGCAATGCACGAGCTCACCTGGACAGCCAGACGGGTGGACACagataa
- the LOC122880287 gene encoding neuronal acetylcholine receptor subunit non-alpha-2-like: protein MKLAVRLLLLLSASSRLSLADIPAPSEFVSLAEMEDALLKNLFQGYQRWVRPIQHANETIKVRFGLKISQLVDVDEKNQLMTTNVWLWQEWIDYKLRWNPEKYGGITSIRVPSENIWLPDIVLYENADGRFEGSLMTKAIVRFNGAITWTPPASYKSACTMDVTFFPFDRQNCTMKFGSWTYDGNMVDLILIDNQVDRRDFFDNGEWQILNATGARGNRKDDLYSYPFITYSFILKRLPLFYTLFLIIPCLGLSFLTVLVFYLPSDEGEKLSLSTSVLVSLTVFLLVIEEIIPSSSKVIPLIGEYLLFIMIFVTLSIIVTVFVINVHHRSSATYHPMSPWVRNLFLQKLPRLLCMRGHTDRYHYPELAPESPEVKPRSGGRRGGQRANSGAHGQTTSEGKEDEAWATMLDKAIYSVRYISRHIRKEHFIREVVQDWKFVAQVLDRIFLWAFLTVSVLGTILIFTPALQKFLKIPPPTGSEDPPSN from the exons ATGAAGTTGGCggtccgcctcctcctcctcttgtcgGCGTCCAGCCGGCTGTCCCTCGCTGACATCCCCG CTCCAAGTGAGTTTGTGTCCTTGGCGGAGATGGAGGACGCCCTGCTGAAGAACCTTTTCCAGGGCTACCAGCGCTGGGTCAGGCCCATCCAGCACGCCAACGAAACTATTAAAGTACGCTTTGGACTCAAGATCTCCCAGCTGGTTGATGTG gatGAGAAGAACCAGCTAATGACAACTAACGTTTGGCTGTGGCAG GAGTGGATCGATTACAAGCTGCGATGGAATCCAGAGAAATACGGAGGAATCACTTCTATCAGAGTTCCCTctgaaaatatctggctccCAGACATCGTCCTCTATGAGAA TGCTGATGGGCGGTTTGAGGGCTCCCTGATGACCAAAGCCATTGTCAGGTTCAACGGTGCCATCACCTGGACGCCACCTGCAAGTTACAAATCTGCCTGCACTATGGACGTCACCTTCTTCCCCTTTGACCGCCAGAACTGCACCATGAAGTTTGGCTCCTGGACGTATGATGGCAACATGGTGGACCTGATTCTGATAGACAACCAGGTAGATCGGAGGGACTTCTTTGATAATGGGGAGTGGCAGATCCTTAATGCCACTGGTGCCAGAGGGAACAGGAAGGACGACTTGTATTCGTACCCCTTCATCACGTATTCCTTCATTCTGAAGAGATTGCCATTATTCTACACACTCTTCCTCATCATTCCTTGTTTGGGTTTGTCCTTTCTGACTGTCCTGGTGTTTTACCTTCCCTCAGATGAAGGAGAGAAGCTGTCACTCTCTACCTCTGTCCTAGTGTCGCTCACTGTGTTCCTCCTGGTCATAGAAGAAATCATCCCCTCCTCTTCCAAGGTGATCCCGCTCATTGGAGAGTACTTGCTGTTCATCATGATCTTTGTCACACTCTCAATCATCGTCACTGTCTTTGTCATCAACGTGCACCACCGCTCCTCGGCCACCTACCACCCCATGTCGCCGTGGGTTCGTAACCTCTTCCTTCAGAAGCTGCCGAGGTTGCTCTGCATGCGTGGACACACCGACCGCTACCACTACCCAGAGCTGGCTCCTGAGAGCCCTGAGGTGAAGCCTCGCTCTGGAGGTCGGAGAGGAGGCCAGAGGGCGAACAGCGGGGCCCATGGACAGACGACTTCAGAGGGGAAGGAGGACGAGGCCTGGGCGACCATGTTGGACAAGGCTATCTACTCGGTGCGCTACATCAGCAGACATATCCGCAAGGAACACTTCATCCGCGAG GTGGTACAAGACTGGAAGTTCGTGGCGCAGGTGTTAGACAGGATCTTCCTGTGGGCTTTCCTCACCGTCTCAGTACTGGGCACTATCCTCATCTTCACTCCAGCTCTGCAGAAGTTTTTGAAAATCCCTCCTCCAACTGGAAGTGAGGATCCACCTTCAAACTAG